A genomic region of Christiangramia sp. OXR-203 contains the following coding sequences:
- a CDS encoding sugar nucleotide-binding protein yields the protein MKRILILGASGFIGNSLYKELCSYFDTHGTYYTENVFFEKNHQFHHFDMETENISILLENLKPDVIVSCLRGGFEPQIHTHFEIINYLLNYRKKLIFLSSANVFDAFTNYPSYEYDKTLSQSVYGRFKIKIENALLRLPNKQYNILRLPMVYGKGSPRIKEIRTILDLNEPLEVFPNVVVNATEIGKVTQQIHYIINRNRQGVFHLGSDDLVHQRDLIEDLSRELGYENPLFKNVYDSNFDRFLAVLPKDNKLPKNLQISIQEVVQASAKL from the coding sequence TTGAAACGAATTTTGATACTAGGAGCGAGCGGCTTTATTGGGAATTCCCTGTATAAAGAGCTCTGCTCCTATTTTGATACACACGGTACCTATTATACTGAAAATGTTTTTTTTGAAAAAAATCATCAATTCCACCATTTTGATATGGAAACGGAAAATATCAGTATTTTACTTGAAAATTTGAAGCCTGATGTCATCGTATCCTGCCTGCGAGGAGGTTTTGAACCTCAGATTCATACTCATTTTGAGATTATTAACTACCTACTCAATTATCGGAAAAAGTTAATATTTCTCTCTTCAGCCAATGTCTTTGATGCTTTCACTAACTATCCTTCTTATGAATATGACAAAACACTTAGTCAAAGCGTTTATGGCAGATTCAAGATCAAAATAGAAAATGCGTTACTCAGACTTCCGAATAAACAATATAATATTCTGAGACTTCCTATGGTCTACGGAAAAGGTTCCCCGCGCATTAAGGAGATAAGAACAATTCTGGACCTAAACGAACCGCTGGAAGTATTCCCAAATGTGGTCGTGAATGCTACTGAAATTGGAAAGGTAACTCAACAAATTCACTATATAATTAATAGAAACAGACAGGGTGTATTCCATTTGGGCAGTGATGACCTGGTGCATCAACGCGATCTTATAGAGGACCTTAGCAGGGAACTTGGTTATGAAAACCCACTTTTCAAGAATGTTTACGACTCCAACTTCGACAGATTCCTGGCTGTACTTCCAAAAGATAATAAGCTTCCAAAGAACCTACAGATAAGTATCCAGGAAGTAGTCCAAGCATCAGCTAAACTATAG
- a CDS encoding 4a-hydroxytetrahydrobiopterin dehydratase: MKKLSDTEIDEQLKNLDGWTYAKGAIHTSFEFENFKEAFTVMTRIAFEAEAQEHHPNWGNVYNQLEISLSTHDANGVTEKDFKLARTIEEIIESTN; encoded by the coding sequence ATGAAAAAATTAAGTGATACTGAGATAGACGAACAATTAAAAAATCTTGATGGATGGACATATGCCAAAGGTGCCATTCATACTTCTTTTGAATTTGAGAATTTTAAAGAAGCATTTACCGTAATGACAAGAATTGCATTTGAGGCAGAAGCACAGGAGCATCATCCAAATTGGGGAAATGTATACAATCAATTAGAAATTTCACTTTCTACTCACGATGCAAATGGTGTGACCGAAAAAGATTTCAAACTTGCCAGAACAATAGAAGAGATCATCGAGTCGACGAATTGA
- a CDS encoding YebC/PmpR family DNA-binding transcriptional regulator — protein sequence MGRAFEFRKARKMKRWSAMAKAFTRIGKDIVMAVKEGGPDPDTNAKLRAVIQNAKSVNMPKDNIERAIKRASDKNQGDYKVVLFEGYAPHGIAVLVETATDNNNRTVANIRSHFNKSDGNLGTSGSVEFMFDHTCNFRINAENQDPEELELELIDFGAEEVFEDEDGIHIYAPFEYFGAIQKELENREMEILSSGFERIPQVTKPLQGEQAADVEKLLEKLEEDDDVQNVYHTMETTDED from the coding sequence ATGGGAAGAGCTTTTGAATTTCGCAAAGCACGGAAAATGAAACGTTGGTCTGCAATGGCTAAAGCATTTACCAGAATTGGTAAAGATATCGTCATGGCAGTGAAAGAAGGTGGTCCAGATCCTGACACGAATGCCAAACTTCGTGCCGTGATTCAGAATGCGAAAAGTGTCAATATGCCTAAGGATAATATCGAGCGTGCGATCAAACGTGCTTCAGATAAAAATCAAGGTGATTACAAAGTGGTTCTTTTTGAAGGCTATGCTCCTCATGGTATTGCTGTTCTCGTAGAAACTGCGACAGATAATAACAATAGAACAGTTGCAAACATTCGTTCTCATTTCAACAAATCTGATGGGAATCTTGGGACTTCAGGTTCTGTAGAATTCATGTTTGACCATACCTGTAATTTCAGAATTAATGCTGAAAATCAGGATCCGGAAGAACTTGAGTTAGAATTGATAGATTTTGGTGCAGAAGAAGTTTTTGAAGATGAAGACGGAATTCATATCTATGCACCCTTTGAATATTTTGGTGCCATTCAAAAGGAATTAGAGAACAGGGAAATGGAAATACTTTCTTCTGGATTTGAAAGAATCCCTCAGGTTACAAAACCTTTACAAGGTGAACAGGCAGCAGATGTAGAGAAATTGCTTGAAAAACTGGAAGAAGACGATGATGTTCAAAACGTCTACCATACTATGGAGACAACAGATGAGGATTAA
- a CDS encoding 1-acyl-sn-glycerol-3-phosphate acyltransferase, translated as MRWLAKFIFYKILGWRLEDNFTSRTKKCVVIVAPHTSSFDFLLGILVRKMMNVEFNFVGKQELFKTPFGWYFKWVGGAPLDRSGKKNKVDAIAKVFENKTIFRLALSPEGTREKTDKWRTGFYYIALKAEVPIVMVSFDYKPKKVKISEAFQPTGDFDSDFKIITQFYEGVEGKIKENF; from the coding sequence ATGCGCTGGCTGGCAAAATTTATATTCTACAAAATTTTAGGCTGGCGTCTGGAGGATAATTTTACTTCCAGAACAAAGAAGTGTGTAGTTATCGTTGCGCCACATACAAGTTCCTTTGATTTTCTATTAGGAATCCTGGTTCGTAAGATGATGAATGTGGAATTTAATTTTGTAGGAAAGCAGGAATTGTTCAAAACACCTTTTGGGTGGTATTTCAAATGGGTAGGTGGCGCACCGTTGGATAGATCAGGAAAAAAGAATAAAGTGGATGCGATTGCGAAAGTCTTTGAAAACAAGACTATTTTTCGATTAGCTTTATCTCCCGAAGGCACCAGAGAGAAAACCGATAAGTGGAGAACAGGTTTTTACTATATAGCTTTAAAAGCAGAGGTTCCTATCGTAATGGTTTCCTTCGACTATAAGCCCAAAAAAGTAAAAATCTCCGAAGCTTTTCAGCCAACCGGAGATTTTGATTCAGATTTTAAAATTATCACCCAGTTCTATGAGGGTGTAGAAGGCAAGATTAAAGAAAATTTCTAA
- a CDS encoding proline dehydrogenase family protein, which yields MIRKKIFNNTKSAFKLKSNSDLDRAIFLFSMMNYSALVKAGSALTKMALKLHLPVETLIKKTIFEQFCGGVTEEDCKPVTKEMYGENLHSILDYSVEGKESEEEFDSAMRKKLSLIEYANESDEVTFAMFKPTGIGRFAIWEKVSEKLSLTEAEKEEWERVKNRVETLCKRAFELKVRLYADGEETWMQTAADDLMVEMMKKYNQDEVLIFNTLQCYRWDRLDYLKDLHEQGQKEGFKIGAKIVRGAYMEKENSRAKKLGYASPICESKEATDVNFNSVMSYCLNHLEDISVFIGTHNEVSSYLALQIMEDKGISIDDKRIWFSQLYGMSDHISYNMAKKGYNAVKLVPFGPVRDVVPYLLRRAQENTSVKGQTGRELALLREEKKRRRGDESTKHHRE from the coding sequence ATGATAAGAAAGAAGATATTCAATAATACTAAATCTGCGTTCAAACTCAAATCAAATTCAGACCTGGATAGGGCGATATTTTTGTTTAGCATGATGAATTATTCTGCTTTAGTGAAAGCAGGTAGCGCATTAACTAAAATGGCGCTAAAGTTACACTTACCAGTAGAAACTCTTATAAAGAAAACAATTTTTGAACAATTTTGCGGAGGTGTTACCGAAGAGGATTGTAAGCCCGTTACCAAGGAGATGTACGGAGAGAATTTGCATAGTATTCTTGATTACTCAGTTGAAGGTAAGGAGAGTGAAGAAGAATTTGATTCTGCAATGCGCAAGAAACTGAGTCTGATTGAATATGCCAATGAAAGTGATGAAGTTACTTTTGCAATGTTTAAACCTACCGGTATTGGAAGATTTGCGATTTGGGAAAAAGTAAGTGAAAAGCTTAGTCTTACAGAGGCCGAAAAGGAAGAGTGGGAACGTGTAAAAAACAGAGTGGAAACATTATGTAAGCGCGCATTTGAACTAAAGGTACGATTGTATGCTGATGGCGAAGAAACCTGGATGCAAACCGCTGCCGATGATCTTATGGTTGAAATGATGAAAAAATACAACCAGGATGAAGTGCTTATTTTCAACACACTGCAATGTTACCGCTGGGACAGGCTGGACTACCTGAAGGATCTTCACGAGCAAGGCCAGAAGGAAGGTTTTAAAATTGGAGCGAAGATCGTGAGAGGTGCTTATATGGAAAAAGAAAATTCCAGAGCTAAGAAATTAGGTTATGCATCGCCTATATGCGAAAGCAAGGAGGCAACAGATGTTAACTTTAACTCGGTAATGTCTTACTGTCTAAATCATCTGGAAGATATTTCAGTATTCATAGGTACTCATAACGAGGTAAGTAGTTACCTGGCTCTACAGATTATGGAGGATAAGGGTATTTCAATCGACGATAAGAGAATATGGTTTAGTCAGCTTTATGGTATGAGTGATCATATAAGCTATAATATGGCTAAAAAAGGATACAACGCTGTAAAATTGGTTCCATTTGGACCGGTTAGAGATGTAGTTCCTTACTTACTAAGGCGTGCTCAGGAAAACACTTCAGTTAAAGGACAAACGGGTAGGGAGTTGGCTTTACTAAGAGAAGAGAAGAAACGCCGACGTGGAGATGAGTCTACGAAACATCATCGGGAATAA
- the aroB gene encoding 3-dehydroquinate synthase, whose translation MNEAKHLVNPVFYGIESYSKINQYIEDKKPSSLYILVDTNTQEHCLSIFLKNISTNQQIEVIEIEPGEENKHIETCTGVWSALSELGADRKSLMINLGGGVVTDLGGFVASTFKRGVPFINVPTTLLSMVDASVGGKTGVDLGNLKNQVGVIVQPEMVVVDSSYLQTLSSREMRSGLAEILKHGLIADESYWDRMSNLSSLDLSDLDTIIEHSVNIKSEIVSQDPYEQSIRKNLNFGHTLGHAVESFYLTNPEKDKLLHGEAIAIGMILESYISSEILNFPKKKLHDISNIIIDLFGFVDIPSEDIKEIISLLKHDKKNSNGQVNFVLLNDIAIPELDVVVPEELIIKSFEFYSSLNLTNH comes from the coding sequence ATGAATGAAGCTAAACACTTAGTCAATCCTGTATTTTACGGTATCGAATCTTACTCGAAAATCAACCAATATATAGAAGATAAAAAGCCATCATCATTATATATTTTGGTTGACACCAACACCCAGGAACACTGTCTAAGCATATTCTTGAAGAATATATCTACGAATCAACAGATTGAAGTTATTGAAATTGAACCGGGAGAAGAAAATAAGCATATTGAAACCTGTACTGGTGTTTGGAGTGCTCTTTCAGAGCTTGGTGCAGATAGAAAGAGTTTGATGATAAATCTTGGTGGTGGTGTTGTAACCGATCTTGGAGGTTTTGTAGCTTCAACGTTTAAGCGTGGTGTTCCATTTATTAATGTTCCAACTACCTTACTTTCTATGGTAGATGCATCGGTTGGAGGTAAAACCGGTGTTGACCTAGGAAATCTCAAAAATCAGGTGGGAGTCATAGTGCAGCCAGAAATGGTTGTTGTAGATAGCAGTTACCTACAAACATTATCCTCACGTGAAATGCGCAGTGGTCTTGCTGAAATACTGAAACATGGACTTATAGCTGATGAATCTTACTGGGATCGCATGAGCAACCTGAGCTCTCTAGATCTTTCAGACCTTGATACTATCATAGAACATTCAGTAAATATAAAATCAGAGATTGTTTCGCAGGATCCTTATGAACAGTCCATCAGGAAAAATCTTAATTTTGGGCATACGCTCGGCCACGCTGTTGAATCCTTCTATTTAACTAATCCTGAGAAAGATAAATTACTTCACGGAGAAGCAATTGCGATCGGGATGATCTTAGAATCATATATATCTTCTGAGATTCTAAATTTTCCAAAGAAAAAATTACATGATATTTCAAATATTATAATTGATCTATTCGGTTTCGTGGACATACCTTCGGAAGATATTAAGGAGATCATTTCGTTACTCAAACATGATAAAAAGAACTCGAATGGACAGGTAAATTTTGTTTTATTGAATGATATCGCTATTCCAGAATTAGATGTTGTAGTTCCTGAAGAGCTGATTATCAAATCTTTCGAATTTTATAGCTCTCTGAATTTAACTAATCATTAA
- a CDS encoding type 1 glutamine amidotransferase domain-containing protein, giving the protein MDKRIAILATDGFEEVELTSPKEAMEKEGFNVEIVSLKSGDIKSWDGDNWGKDFKVDKTLDEVSAKDYHALVLPGGVINPDNLRREESALVFVRDFFKQSKPVCAICHAPWTLISADVVEGRTMTSFSSIRKDLENAGALWVDQEVVVDEALVTSRNPDDLPAFNAKVIEEIKEGKHDLQHA; this is encoded by the coding sequence ATGGATAAGAGAATTGCAATTTTAGCAACAGATGGATTTGAAGAAGTAGAACTAACCTCCCCAAAAGAGGCAATGGAGAAAGAAGGTTTTAATGTAGAGATCGTTAGCCTTAAGTCAGGTGACATTAAATCATGGGATGGTGATAATTGGGGAAAAGACTTTAAAGTAGATAAAACTCTTGACGAGGTTTCAGCAAAAGATTACCATGCTTTAGTGCTTCCAGGAGGAGTTATCAATCCAGATAATTTAAGAAGAGAAGAGAGTGCATTGGTCTTTGTTAGGGACTTCTTCAAACAAAGCAAACCCGTATGTGCTATTTGCCATGCACCGTGGACTTTAATTAGTGCAGATGTTGTGGAAGGTAGAACGATGACATCCTTTAGTAGTATTCGTAAAGACCTTGAAAATGCTGGTGCATTATGGGTAGACCAGGAAGTTGTAGTTGATGAAGCTTTGGTTACAAGTAGAAATCCTGATGACCTTCCAGCTTTTAATGCAAAGGTGATTGAAGAAATTAAAGAAGGTAAGCATGATTTACAACATGCATAA
- a CDS encoding YihY/virulence factor BrkB family protein — MFRKIKVFGKLLKKTYVSWDKNEPYARSATIAYYALFSLPSLLIIVVSIAGYFFGREAVQGRLTGEIGEFIGTEASKAIEGMIENAALSQDSTLAIIFGLAMLIFGATGVFFQLKIAMNNIWNVAAKKTNFLRMVLDRVISLGMVVVIGLLLLIALVVSTILKLITETMQQLIPDITQVAMYILNYALTFFFITTLFAMIFKLLPDINIRLKTTYTGAALTTALFIVGQTLISIYFGQSDPASVYGGASSVVLILLWVYYTCLILFFGAEFTVQYALLKKEKVEPNRFGEPAIYQEMKKLEQRKVQLEEEKYIVDRLKSYLDADETSKEK; from the coding sequence ATGTTTCGCAAAATCAAGGTTTTCGGCAAGCTTCTTAAGAAGACTTATGTGAGCTGGGATAAGAATGAACCTTATGCCCGAAGTGCTACCATCGCTTATTATGCATTATTTTCATTACCATCATTATTGATTATTGTAGTAAGTATTGCGGGTTATTTCTTCGGAAGAGAAGCCGTACAAGGCCGGCTTACAGGTGAGATAGGGGAGTTTATTGGAACTGAAGCTTCCAAAGCAATTGAGGGCATGATCGAAAATGCTGCATTGTCGCAGGACTCTACACTGGCTATAATTTTTGGTTTAGCGATGCTTATCTTTGGTGCAACCGGAGTTTTTTTTCAGTTGAAAATCGCCATGAATAACATATGGAATGTTGCGGCCAAAAAAACTAATTTTCTCCGTATGGTTCTTGATCGTGTGATTTCCCTGGGAATGGTAGTAGTCATTGGATTACTTTTATTAATAGCTCTGGTAGTTTCTACTATTCTGAAGTTAATTACAGAAACAATGCAACAGCTTATTCCTGATATTACTCAAGTTGCAATGTATATTTTAAATTACGCACTTACGTTTTTCTTCATAACGACTTTATTTGCAATGATCTTTAAGCTTCTACCAGATATTAATATCAGGTTGAAGACCACATACACTGGAGCTGCATTGACTACAGCACTTTTTATTGTTGGTCAGACTCTTATAAGTATATATTTTGGTCAGAGCGATCCGGCATCAGTTTATGGTGGCGCGTCTTCAGTGGTATTAATACTCCTTTGGGTCTACTATACCTGTTTAATTTTATTCTTTGGTGCAGAGTTCACAGTTCAATATGCTCTTCTGAAGAAAGAGAAGGTGGAGCCGAACAGATTTGGTGAACCAGCAATATACCAGGAGATGAAGAAACTGGAGCAAAGAAAAGTTCAGCTTGAAGAAGAAAAGTATATCGTAGACCGTTTGAAGTCTTACCTGGATGCAGATGAAACTTCGAAAGAAAAATAG
- a CDS encoding DinB family protein produces MKKSELTKGEIGEFYRGYIDRLEPEAELVPSLKSNTSEFIQFLKNIPEDKWDYRYEEGKWTLKEMIQHIIDTERIFQFRALAIARNEPQPLPGFDHDIYVLNSRSEHRSVQDLIKEYKIVREAGIILFESMTVDMLKLGGIMNDINASPRALGFMMVGHAMHHIEVIKEKYL; encoded by the coding sequence ATGAAGAAATCTGAACTTACTAAGGGAGAAATAGGTGAATTTTATAGAGGTTATATCGATAGATTAGAACCCGAAGCTGAATTAGTTCCAAGCCTCAAATCGAATACTTCTGAGTTTATTCAATTTTTGAAAAATATTCCAGAAGATAAATGGGATTACCGCTATGAAGAAGGTAAGTGGACATTAAAAGAAATGATTCAGCATATAATTGATACTGAAAGAATTTTTCAATTCAGAGCATTAGCAATTGCCAGAAACGAACCGCAACCTTTGCCAGGATTTGATCATGATATTTATGTTTTAAATAGTCGCTCAGAACACAGATCGGTTCAAGATCTTATTAAAGAGTATAAAATTGTTAGAGAGGCAGGCATCATTCTTTTCGAAAGCATGACTGTCGATATGCTAAAACTTGGTGGAATCATGAATGATATCAATGCTTCACCCAGAGCGCTCGGCTTTATGATGGTTGGTCATGCTATGCATCATATTGAGGTGATTAAAGAGAAGTATCTCTAA
- a CDS encoding phosphoenolpyruvate carboxylase — protein MNREPRLDRFNDNVLAKYQVYNSIFLTLPYDEIQKTGALLPLFQELCERGFSENKNPSEIVEHFFERYGESPMEDERNALLFRFIQYIERQVVLFDAIEDASFPIVNNMDGRGTLRSVKEEAEAKQKTEQLKEYLKRFNVRPTLTAHPTQFYPGAVLGIITDLDKAIQKNDLVRIKQLLAQLGKTPFFNKEKPTPYDEAVSLIWYFENVFYQSASKIHNYIQQNIFDGEDVGNQVINLGFWPGGDRDGNPFVTTEITLRVARRLRRTILLNYYRDIRKLKRRLTFREVNEIMAEIEKALYDSAVTNSDTPKISLEELVSKLQTAREILTNKHQSLFLEELDDMINKIKLFGFHFATLDIRQDSSKHEEVFADLKKYKPKLIPENFETLSEEEKIAVMTTTDAQLDPEEFDEGMTKSTLSSIYAMKEIQKKNGEQGANRYIISNCGSVEGVLQPFLYMKLCGWKKPTVDVIPLFETVPDLREAHHVMEKLYKNPVYKEHLEKRGNKQTIMLGFSDGTKDGGYLMANWSIYKAKEELTRISREYGIKVVFFDGRGGPPARGGGKTHQFYASLGPTIENEEIQLTVQGQTISSNFGTKDSCTYNLEQLLSSGVSNEIFSEGKNKLNDQDRNTMSELAEISYKTYTDFKKHPRFIPYLEKMSTLKYYAKTNIGSRPSKRNKSAELNLSDLRAIPFVGSWSQLKQNVPGFFGVGTAMEEMYKQGRFDEVQDLYNNSEFFKTLLENSMMSLTKSFFPLTAYMKDDEEFGEFWTVIHDEFERSKKMLLKVTGYNSLMQNQPAGKASIQARERIVLPLLTIQQHALRMVQELSKNPEANQQALEVYEKMVTRSLYGNINASRNSA, from the coding sequence ATGAATAGAGAACCTCGTTTAGATAGATTTAATGATAATGTGCTGGCAAAGTATCAGGTCTATAATAGTATCTTTTTAACCTTACCCTATGATGAGATACAAAAGACCGGAGCGCTGTTACCACTTTTTCAAGAACTTTGCGAACGTGGATTTTCTGAAAATAAGAATCCTTCTGAGATCGTTGAACACTTTTTTGAACGTTACGGAGAAAGCCCAATGGAAGATGAGCGTAACGCTTTGCTTTTTCGTTTCATCCAATACATAGAGCGCCAGGTAGTTTTATTTGATGCCATTGAAGATGCGTCGTTCCCTATCGTAAATAATATGGATGGTCGTGGTACCCTGCGAAGTGTTAAAGAAGAAGCGGAAGCAAAACAAAAAACTGAGCAGTTAAAGGAATACTTGAAGCGATTCAATGTAAGACCTACTCTTACAGCGCATCCTACCCAATTTTATCCTGGCGCAGTGCTGGGAATTATAACAGATTTGGATAAGGCAATTCAAAAAAATGATCTGGTTCGTATTAAGCAGTTATTAGCACAGCTTGGAAAAACTCCGTTCTTTAATAAAGAGAAACCAACCCCATACGATGAGGCTGTTAGTCTCATTTGGTATTTTGAAAATGTTTTCTACCAGAGTGCAAGTAAGATCCATAATTACATTCAGCAGAATATATTTGATGGAGAGGATGTGGGCAACCAGGTGATCAATCTCGGATTCTGGCCAGGAGGTGATAGAGATGGAAACCCGTTTGTAACAACTGAGATCACTTTGAGAGTTGCACGTAGACTTCGCCGTACCATACTCCTTAATTATTACCGGGATATTCGTAAACTAAAGAGAAGACTTACATTTAGAGAGGTTAATGAGATCATGGCTGAAATAGAGAAAGCTTTGTATGATTCAGCCGTTACGAATTCAGACACACCAAAAATATCCTTAGAGGAATTGGTTTCGAAATTGCAAACCGCGCGAGAAATTTTGACAAATAAACATCAGTCATTATTTCTTGAAGAGCTCGATGACATGATCAATAAGATCAAACTCTTCGGTTTCCACTTCGCAACTTTAGATATTAGGCAGGACAGCTCGAAACACGAAGAAGTATTTGCAGATCTCAAGAAATACAAACCAAAGTTGATTCCGGAAAATTTCGAAACTCTTTCAGAAGAGGAGAAAATTGCTGTAATGACAACGACAGATGCACAGTTAGATCCTGAAGAATTCGATGAAGGGATGACTAAATCTACGCTTTCATCCATATATGCGATGAAGGAAATTCAGAAAAAGAATGGGGAGCAGGGAGCCAATCGCTATATCATTAGTAACTGCGGAAGTGTGGAAGGAGTTTTACAGCCTTTTTTATACATGAAATTATGCGGTTGGAAAAAACCAACTGTGGATGTGATCCCATTATTTGAAACGGTACCTGATCTAAGAGAAGCACATCATGTGATGGAGAAGTTGTACAAAAATCCAGTGTATAAAGAACATCTTGAAAAACGAGGTAATAAGCAAACGATCATGCTAGGCTTTAGTGATGGAACTAAAGATGGTGGTTACTTAATGGCAAACTGGAGTATTTATAAAGCTAAAGAGGAACTTACTCGAATTTCACGTGAGTACGGAATTAAAGTTGTCTTCTTTGATGGTCGTGGTGGACCACCGGCAAGAGGTGGTGGAAAAACTCATCAATTCTATGCTTCTTTAGGACCAACAATCGAGAATGAGGAAATTCAATTAACCGTTCAGGGGCAAACGATTAGCTCCAATTTTGGCACCAAAGATAGTTGTACGTATAATCTAGAGCAATTATTAAGTTCAGGAGTTTCTAATGAAATTTTCAGCGAAGGTAAAAATAAACTGAATGATCAGGATCGTAATACTATGAGCGAGCTTGCTGAGATTAGCTACAAAACATATACAGACTTTAAAAAGCATCCTCGTTTCATCCCTTACCTGGAAAAAATGAGTACTCTTAAATACTACGCTAAAACTAATATTGGAAGTAGGCCTAGTAAACGAAATAAGTCTGCAGAACTTAATTTATCAGATCTAAGGGCGATTCCATTTGTTGGAAGTTGGAGTCAGCTCAAACAAAATGTTCCTGGATTCTTTGGAGTGGGAACCGCTATGGAAGAAATGTATAAACAAGGTAGGTTTGATGAAGTCCAGGATCTCTATAACAATTCTGAATTCTTTAAAACCTTGCTTGAAAACAGTATGATGAGCTTGACTAAATCATTTTTCCCATTAACTGCCTATATGAAAGATGATGAAGAGTTTGGAGAATTCTGGACGGTGATTCATGATGAGTTCGAACGTTCAAAGAAAATGTTATTGAAGGTTACCGGCTATAATAGTCTGATGCAGAATCAGCCAGCAGGAAAGGCTTCTATTCAGGCCCGGGAAAGAATTGTGCTCCCATTATTAACCATTCAGCAACACGCGCTTAGAATGGTGCAGGAGCTGAGTAAAAACCCTGAAGCCAACCAGCAAGCCCTTGAGGTATATGAAAAAATGGTTACAAGGTCGTTGTATGGAAATATTAATGCCAGTAGAAATTCTGCTTAA
- a CDS encoding Lrp/AsnC family transcriptional regulator, whose product MAKFKLDDTDHQILDMLIENTRTPFTDIAKKLLISAGTVHVRVKKMEEAGIIIGSSLTLDYKKLGYAFIAYVGVFLKNTSQTKFVLERINEIPFVTVAHVTTGKFNVFCKIRAKNTQHAKEIIFQLDDIEGVYRTETMISLEESINDKKRLMHSIFKEM is encoded by the coding sequence ATGGCTAAGTTTAAATTAGACGACACCGACCACCAGATTCTTGACATGCTTATCGAGAATACCAGAACTCCATTCACCGATATTGCTAAGAAACTACTGATATCAGCTGGAACTGTCCATGTTCGTGTAAAGAAAATGGAAGAAGCTGGAATTATTATAGGATCATCGTTAACTCTGGATTATAAGAAACTTGGATACGCGTTTATCGCATATGTAGGTGTTTTTCTTAAGAATACTTCACAAACTAAATTTGTACTTGAGAGAATTAATGAAATTCCATTCGTTACGGTTGCTCATGTAACAACCGGCAAGTTTAACGTGTTCTGTAAAATACGTGCTAAAAACACCCAGCATGCAAAGGAGATCATTTTCCAACTTGATGATATTGAGGGTGTTTATAGAACAGAAACTATGATTTCTCTGGAGGAAAGTATCAACGATAAAAAACGTTTGATGCATTCCATATTTAAAGAGATGTAA